The nucleotide sequence caaatttgcaaaaaattatttttagtgttttaaataagcactataaaataccttattttacaggagaagttgcgctatgttatcagtattaatgaaaaaaaaaatggtcaaaaatatttaatattttttgagatattgaatttgtttattaaatgttactctttattcaattgcaaaaacgcggttgttgccaaagaaatattcacctgtatcaaatcttattatttttatttttatgtatattttcgataaatgtattgataaattcaaatttcaattaaacttccccctaaaatggcatttgaaatttattcaaatttgtttataatttgttttttaaaaacgttgcggggattaaatattttgaaatgccgttcgataattgggttcctggaaattttttagtaattaacaaatttgtttgtctttttttcctcttcttttttttcttggagctatattactacgggcccttttagggttaagcttcattaagaatgtcgaatctctaagttgtagaatctagacctaaaaatattaagattggtctaaaatcacttaaataaaatgtggctacttactgagctacagggtattttatttaaaaatttaaaaattatttttaccaagtacttttaaactatttgacgtatccttatcatacttggcagaaagtgtcggtactatacagtctactaaattgtgataaataaaagtttctagctactaccagaggcgtacgacagggggtagttaatggttgacccttcccaaattctacgccactgagggaattactattttagcaaaatttttcgattctccaatactttctatataaataatataggctattctggtaacgattaagtcattagttttcgagatattggacgttaaaaattaaacgccatagttattttgattcattcattcattcagtttaaacttccaatatctctcaaactgatgactttatcgataccaataaagttatttacatacaaagtattggagaatcgaaaaatttcgctaaaatagtattcagggtcaatcattcactatcccctgtcgtacgcctctttcactagctagaaacgtttattaattaCAATTTAGtagtgtataatagccacactttctgccaagtattataaggatacgtcaaatagttttaaagtacttggtaacaataatttttaaatttttaataaacaaactgtaatttttttttatgcagaattagcccttaaagtttgtcgcacttattcagaaacaccctgtattgatgaagaacatggctagctgtcaaaatacctaactttttcattatccgaCATAATGAATGAgccaaaaagcagaatgttaagaaaggctaaggctacaattgagttaaTAATAGCACTATTCTCCttggtaatatttatttaatgtttattttttgtaGTGCCAAGAATGAATTTGTAGATATGAGAGGCAAAAAGGAAAATGAATATGTAGATTTAAATGAATACGTGGatgttataatacaaaaagaagaaaaactaaaaaaaccgAAGCGCAAAAGAGGAATGAAGGACATTCTCGCAAAAATGACCTCAGAAGAATATGAAACCTATCTGGTCCAACCTGCTGCATCTGATAAACCATTAAAGTGTGGGAAATGCTCATTATCGTTTCCAAACAACGTTGAACTGGGTTTTCATTCAATAAAACACAATGACAAAGGACTTTATGAATGTCATGTATGTGTAGAATATGCACACCAAAACAAACAAGCTTTTGATATTCATATAAGGGAACACGAAGGCATTAAAAAATACAAGTGCCCTATATGCAATAAGCAGTTCACTACCATAAGACCAGCATATGAGCATCAGTATTTTCACGGAAAAGAAAAACCGTTCACATGTGATATATGTGGACAGAAATTCCGTACTTCAGTTGCAGCGAGAAATCATAAAACCGAGGTTCATTATGAAATGCTGACTGggcaaaaattcgaaaaattcgACTGTAAAATATGCAACAAACATTACGCAAATCGATCTGGGTTGGATCACCATAACTTCAGGCACCACAAAGAACTTTGCAAGCAAATGCCAGCCTTATGTGATATCTGTGGTAAAGATTTCTCAACAAAAGCCCAGCTCAGGAACCACAAACGAACGCACTCAAAAGAGTCTGCTTATTCATGCGATGTGTGTTCTAAGAAGTTTACCCAACTTGCAGGCCTAAAACAACATCAATCGGTGCATACGGGAGAGAAGAAGTACGCTTGTAGCTACTGCGGGAAGAGATTCGCGTATTTTTCTGGATATAATTATCATTTAAAGTTACATACTGGCGAGAAGCCGTTTTCTTGCATTATTTGTGGCAAAAAATATATCGCCCCTGGGAATTTAAGGATACATATGGCCAATCACCATAGCTCCCAAGTTCTTAAAAGTTAGTctaataaaatattcaaaatgtaaaCTTTTCTTTATATATTACCTTCCCTTGTTTCCTGTAAAAAAGCAACTAATAAAATCCGGCTCTAGGGACCAAATGCATAAATCTAATATCGTATATGTCCGAAGTTTTCGATCGCTGATATGAAATAATTCAAAGTCCTGAAGTAAATGATTTATTGGCAGCTTATAAATGTGTACACTTCTACAGTGATTTCGTACAACATGAGgtaaatattatataattagaCTATGAACATGTCCTCCATGATAAGGTGCttgaataatttttataataagtaTATTGAAATGATTTTTACTTAAGTTATtagtctttatttttaatttaaacacttaagtttttagtgttttttaatttattacaaTCAGTATTTATACTAAAACATATAAtttatatctacaattattatttacaatttattttcgaATCTAAAATACAGTTGGGTCCATGATtgtttacccgtgcgtcatcatttaaagttGTTAAAGTCATTTAAAGTGGCTACTACTCTGATCACGGATTATATTAAAacatttgacgttatcaaataaataaaatgtaaaatgttagttttgctttaaaatttttgatgtagaattgcagctacatttgaagtagcttaataaatcctattaatatcattagtgtgattaaatatttgttataatataaagatttgacaataaaatattttctttttgttatttatttcactTTTACGGAAACTTAACCATTCCTTAAAAGTGAATGAGGTTAAATTTGTATGAAAATAACGGAAAAATAGAATACacttaccttaaaatttcaatctccaatataaaattagtagTGAAAataactgtttgtgtaatataaataacttctaaatgcatttggatcgaaaggtccgaatggtcgtgagttcgaatctcaccagggtcagaaatttttcgtttattattaattaataaatgcaaatagtttctgtccttgtgggatcggtactcaccagagggaccgcagacgttcggatacaattagggtctctttgcaaagacaatgacgtcgactttgcaaagtaacaagacacttactcaacacacacactacacatgacactaggtacctaactgccaaaattcaccgtacctaccatgccaatggccattagttgtcgaggcattagctaaataaaaaaaaatattatttacaatttattttcgaATCTACAATACAGTTGGGTCCATGATTGTTtgcccgtgcgtcatcatttaaagttGTTAAAGTCGTTTAAAGTGGCTACTACTCTGATCACGGATTATATTAAAacatttgacgttatcaaataaataaaatgtaaaatgttagttttgctttaatagttatttatgattaagtgttaaaagtacacgtttaaggcacgcatgtgaaagtttgcagaatgagcgaagctagttctgaaattcacatgagtgccttaaaaatgtactttttaacacgcatatcatacaatattttttctacaaacgtaattacaggacaatatatacaaaaatttttacttgaacttgactgacattccatttttatatttttttgacattacatcaaaattgcctatacggtcaataccaaccgcagtgccataaaatttttaaagcactagtatcttaaagtagcatttttaacgctcgtatggagtgttaaaaattgtatttttaacacggttgtagaaaaaaaattgtatgtagaattgcagctacatttgaagtagcttaataaatccTATTAATATCATTAGTTTgattaaatatttgttataatataaatatttgacaataaaatattttctttttgttatttatttcactTTTACGGAAACTTAACCATTCCTTAAAAGTGAATGAGGTTAACTTTGTATGAAAATAACGGAAAAGTAGAATACacttaccttaaaatttcaatctccaatataaaattagtagTGAAAataactgtttgtgtaatataaataacttctaaatgAATTTGGGttgaaaggtccgaatggtcgtgagttcgaatctcaccagggtcaaagatttttcgtttattataaattattaaatgaaaatagtttctgtccttgtgggatcggtactcaccggagggaccgcggacgttcggatacaattggcgtctctttgcaaagacaatgacgtcgactttgcaaagtaacaagacagtTACTcatcacacacactacacatgacactaggtaactaactgcaaaaatccaccgtacctaccatgccaatggccattagttgccgaggcattagctaaataataaaaaacttataaatgcaaaaacaggacaaaaacagcaaaaaatccaACAAACTGGCAGtgagaaataaacaaaccagaagCGTCACACACACAAATTGTACTTAAACTCTGAAAACATCCTAAGATATTTTTTGTTCCTATCTCTTTTTGATGTATTGAGTCTAGAGcattcataaaaataacatgtgtctttacataataacaggcggtagctggtttgtctttactCTCATACGTGGAAGACAATGATGCTACATAAAAAATATGTGTACAAGACAGTAGTCTTGTACATCTTCTCGATCCATCAGATCCCTCGAATTCTCTGGTCGCTTTATGAGTGGTGAATGGTGAACCTTTCGCAGGTAAATAAATGCTGTTTATTTGAGATATAGGGGACAGTGTACATATACGGTTGAATTTCGATTCAATTTTCAGCATCCTCCTAAACACGTTTCAAGGTCTACCTATCATCAGAGAGACTTGTGCGAATATTTCGTTGATGTTCATCTCCTAGATTGGTTCGTAGAAAATCAGCATATTTCATACTCTTAAGGTAACTAACATAAATTGATAATACATAATTCCTTGTAATGATTCATAAGAATTATTTTCATTTCACTATTTACCTaagatttattttgttttagtgTGAAGTATGAATTTGTAGATGTGGCAACGATAAAACAAGAAGACATAGATGTGGTAATACAAATAGAAGAACCAAAAAAACCAAAGCGCAAAACAGGTATGAGGGACGTCCTAGCCCAAATGGCTCCAGAAGATTATGAAACTTACCTCGTTCAACCTGCAGACTCTGATGTACCACTAAAGTGTGACAAATGCTTCGACACATTTAAAAACAACGTCGAAAGGGGTCTTCATTCTATAAAACACAATGAAGAAGGATTCTATGAATGCCACGTTTGTGAAGATTTTGTACACCAGAACAAACAAGCATTTGATATTCATATCAGAGAACATGAAGGGATTAAAAAATACAAATGTCCGATTTGCAAAAAACAGTTTACTACAATCCGTCCTGCATACGAGCACCAGTATCTACATAATAACGAAAAACCCTTCGATTGTGACATCTGCGGGAAAAAGTTCAAAACGTCTCGTACGGTGAAAAGCCATAAGTCTATGGTTCATTATGAGTTGTTGAACggacaaaaatatgaaaaatatgactGTAAAATATGCAACAAACACTATGTTCATTATTCTGGCTTGGCACACCACAATTTTAGACACCACAAAGAACTGTGTAAACAAAAACCTGCTTTGTGTGAGACCTGTGGCATGGACTTCTCCTGCAAATCAGAACTTAAGAAACACTCCTTCGTTCACTCCAAAGACAAGCCCTACGCGTGTGATCAATGTCCAAAAAAGTTCCCACGAGTGACACGTCTCAAAGAACACCAATTGGTGCACACCCGAGAAAAAAGGTATACTTGTGGTGATTGTGGGAAGAAGTTTGCCCATTCTTCTTCGTTTCGGAATCACTTGAAGCTGCATACTGGTGAAAAGCCTCACACTTGTGTGGTGTGTGGTAAAGGCTATATTTGTGCACAGAATTTAAGATTTCATCTCAATAGCGTCCATAAAACACAAATTAATGTTAACACAAACAAGaattaacaataatttatataataaaagTTTCTATAACCTATTTGTAATTACTTGAATGTGTAACGGGTAGATCTTTTCGGACGACAGACCCAGTAAAACACaggttcaaaataaataaatatacagggtgtcccagactaatttagccaggctatatctcttaaacgaatagagatttttgaatgggacaaaaactgatctattccatttgtaatatactttaatgtagcgtagaaaaaatcatcccctaaatattcatcccttagttacaacccttaactttaatttttttaatagcaccctgcatatttttttatagttttggatgtggtcttccatggtctattcaacagatttttttaaaataaaatcggttggtaaataatcaagaaaatatcattttatttttttttgtcccAGACTAacttatccaggctatatctcttaaacgaatagagttttttgaatgggacaaaaactaataaattctaTTTGCAATACCCTTTAATATGgcatagaaaaaatcatcccctaaatattcatcccttacttacaacccctaactttattttttttaaagcaccctgtatatttttttctagtTTTGGATGTGATTTtatatcgtctattcaacagattttttaaagataaaatcggtttgtaaataatcaagaaaatttcagtttattttttatttttgttaataattatggtatagttattaaagattaaagttaggggttgtaactaagggaagaatatttaggggatgattttttctacgccatattaaagtgtattataaATGGAATATATGAGTTTTTGTCCCATTTGAAAATGTCTAATTCTTTTAAGAGATGTAGTCTGGATAAATGAGTCTGCGacacataacaaaaataaaaaataaactgatattttcttgattaattacaaaccgattttatttttaaaaatctattgaatagatcatagaagaccacatccaaaactataagaaaatatacagggtcctaaatattcatcccttacttacaacccctaactttattttttttaaagcaccctgtatatttttttctagtTTTGGATGTGATTTtatatcgtctattcaacagattttttaaagataaaatcggtttgtaaataatcaagaaaatttcagtttattttttatttttgttaataattatggtatagttattaaagattaaaattaGGGGTTGTAAATAAGGGaagaatatttaggggatgattttttctacgccatattaaagtgtattataaATGGAATATATGAGTTTTTGTCCCATTTGAAAATGTCTAATTCTTTTAAGAGATGTAGTCTGGATAAATGAGTCTGCGacacataacaaaaataaaaaataaactgatattttcttgattaattacaaaccgattttatttttaaaaatctattgaatagatcatagaagaccacatccaaaactataagaaaatatacagggtgttattaaaaaaataaagttaagggttgtaactaagggatgaatatttaggggatgattttttctacgccatattaaagtatattacaaatggaatagataattttttgtcccattcgaaaatctttattcgtttaagagatatagactggctaaattagtctgggacaccctgtattctTGTTCTTTAGATACAAAGTAaaattaagataataaaataaaacaatatccTGTTCTTCGATCCGCTCCCTTGGCGAACgtctgcaaaagaaaaacaaaactgTATTTACTACTGTCAAAAAATGCAATAACAATGTTGGTATAATACATGTtggaatctgctcatgaacttcgTTTCTGATTGTtatgcgtctagtctctgggataaggttgtttcttataattacccggtattggtctgatactcatTGCTCCGATATACTcaaatatctgggtacgtcctgcaaaattcggcatacagctgttgtcggtagccgattgtttcttgaccgaggtttgtcaccttgtagtagaagcgcaaaatgttttcattaatggacacagtccatttcatgcgctacCTCGGTCGtcccggctgatgttccagcgcagcatcttcggcgggtggagctcttgttgatgtttcgcttgtggttgtggttgtggttgggctgtagctgattgtatgacaggggcccggcTCCTCAACatcctgccaccgacgtcccgcatgctgtgacgtccagcgccggctccagacgtgccctggcgatccccaggcagcgatccaaaacataaattttattaatatcctttctcatgggtgtgcattttatacctactgccaggtgtcagtttttgttccacgacaagtatccctgctactctctgggtatctatgtatattatttatatttattatacgtatatattttatacagtgcgctggaataagtaaGCCCCCcctttattaacttatttatttttagcacataagcaaaacgctcggataggtcgatttttaaaataatcatagtatattatagcatcaacgtttcgaactttacgcgatgcctcttcaggtgacaggcataactttgatttttttaaatggaaaagtacatcatgtgatacctcatttaaaatcttttgaaatactgattacaaaaatgtatgaTACTTTTtcctatttgagagcgtaggcgcaaaatttcggtcgaattatttttatcattcatttttttcgaatcctgagaaaactaataagtatttttgaaaaatttaaacgcagaatgaaatattacagtattatcgagggtcaagagtccctaagaacttctataatgtttattttaataagtcacagggatgagaaaaagagaaaatttagtctgatttttaatttcaaatatatcattcaaaagaaactttttgtttagtcTAAGGGTTCAACTCTccgtaataatctaatctttcattcagtttaaatttttcaaaaatagttattagttttctcagaattcgaaaaaaatgaatgcgtttaaaaagaattcgaccgaaattttgcgcctacgctctcaagtAGGAGTAAAGTATTATGAATTTTTGTAATCAGCATTTCAAAATCTTTTAAATGAGGTCTCACATGAtatactttcccatttaaaaaagtcaaagttatgcctgtcacctgaagagggatcgcgtaaagttcgaaacattgatgcttttgatgaagcttttcgcttatgtgctaaaaataaagaagttaataagggggggtaactcttattccagcgcactgtatacatatatacagggtgagtcaccactaacgcgacggaagattacagcgaaatggtaaaagatttgaaaaaaatttaaattgaatagtttgtatgttgataaaagctacattttaaaattattttgaaatatacagggtgttccaataaatggccgcgtatcaaagttatattttttcttatggaacaccctgtattttattgaattttttaattgtccgcaaaaaataaggtaaaGTTTCATCAGGCTTCCCTATaactatgtacagagtgttctgagttatgttgacttttcttaaaattttaaaagaaggcttattctcaagttatttacgaaattataaaaacattacttttacatctaaatagttgtatatcggttgaatgtattccatgattaattattacacatttgtttacagggtgtccaaaatttacagtttcattagtggagtattcaatgtgtcatatgatgcttattttaaatggaacaccatgtatattaataaataattacactaaacaaatttacctctttcgaatggtatatggatgtcctatacctaggtgtcataggttttgcgtaatttacaattatttaaattcttaatctgtaaatcgattttaaaacaaaagatgaagttaattaatgtcattgtatgacattgtcattttatgacaatacggtctggtaactatcttataattaatggttgttcaaaatttacagtttcattattggattattcaatgtagcataatatgatggttattttattagaacaccatgtatattaatcaagGTTAATACTAAACACAAGttgttcctctttcgaatggtatatggtatatgttctacaattttcttaaacggtacatcgatattaaaaatatttatactcactctcgatttttaaacccatCATCTTGGCATGGTTGTTATAGAGtgtagttgtaaataaatataatatgtagatatatttttatttgctgatttgtaaaataaattttttcggtaataatattaagaaaataactaaatacaaaatgaaccacaacttactataagtaaaaaattatcagttatgtaatacatgttcaaaatgtttatacaacaagcgattttaaattatttgtttacattatttaacatagcTGGTGTTGTAGACGCAAAAGCGttcgaaattcttaatttcataaCAATATCATCTGAAGTAGTAGGGTAGGAAGTgtagcatttacaatatttttaatataaccccatttaaaaaaattcatcttggtcaatcctggtgacctaggtggccaaatatatggaTCGAATCGATATATCCATctatttctaaattttatgttgaggtttttcttaacatcacgtcaaaaataagcaggagctccatccaattggagccacatgtttgttcgcacgttaagtggaaggttttaagaaggatccaaaaaacttgttttaagaaatttaaaaaagctgCTCTATTCagatttttgtcaaaaaaatatggatcgataacgtactcgctcagaatactgccccaaacattaacacttcatcggtgttggtgatcaacagtaaaatgtttgtttaccgtatcataataaaatgaaagctatgtctattaactagacgattattatgaaaagtaggtagattcgtctgtacacaatacattcttaaaaaaaatcaggatcttctccaaattcttaagtctataaacgaaaagttaaacgttcctgttctgtTTAATGCTGGTGCAGTTGAGAtttatacggatgatagtggtttttcttatgtattctacatacactcgtttgactgatttccaattgactcgaaatttttcacgtactagtatttgggttttccgtaacagaaagcaggacatcaagttcgttgacgtcattaaaaataaatggtttatttttatttaacttttcgtacctatacaacattaccagtagcacggaatctatcgagaaatctctcaaaaacgtccttttttgggtgtcttctatcaggatacctttaagcgtaaactttagaagctaagagacaattctaaaaatattccccaatgaAAAGTAGCATGTCTAtctactctttcatagatatcgtgattatttatttttaggaaaaattaaatttgaatgtaattggctctgccaaacccatttttaagtaaacaaaatttgaatatcatacaccgatgtttatagttttgataattaccagaccgtactgtcataaactgacaatgtcatacaatgacattaattaactacatctttttttaaaatcgatttacagattaagaatttaaataattgtaaattacgcaaaaactatgacacctaggtataggacatccatataccattcgaaagaggtaaatttgtttagtataattatttattaatatacatggggttccatttaaaataagcatcatatgacacattgaatactccactaatgaaactgtaaattttgaacaccctgtaaacaaatgtgtaataattaatcatggaatacattcaaccaatatacagctatttagatgtaaaagtaatgtttttataatttcgtaaataacttgagaataagccttcttttaaaactttacattttaagaaaagtcaacataactcagaacagtctgtacataggtatagccttatgaaactataccttattttttacggacaattaaaaattcaataaaatacagggtattccataagaaaaaatatgacttcgatacgccgccatttattgggacaccctgtatatttcaaaataattttaaaatgttgcttttatcaacttacaaactattcaatttaaatttttttcaaatcttttaccatttcgctgtaatcttccgtcgcgttagtggtgactcaccctgtagaTATACAATTTCAAAATAGGAAAAGTCAATAAATAAAGGCACGGGGCACTTGCGACACAAGTGACTACTTCTTATAGCGCGTTATATACTATTGCAATTTTATGCCTGCTTGTCACCTAAAGAATCGTCGTACTATCATGCTATATTGAACAAAATCGGCTTCGTACGACCTTTCGTTAGATCTCGCAAGTcagtttggctgattttgtctgaaTATATAATATGTTTGGAGGaattgtgagactggatatatgACATTTCTCAAGCATTAAATCACATTCATGGTAAATCGTTGGTATATAGGGTTGGCATAACTGTCCAATGTTATGGTAACTACATGGCCCCTATTTCGATTTAGCCGATTTTGTCACTTTGTTTGATTAAT is from Diabrotica virgifera virgifera chromosome 9, PGI_DIABVI_V3a and encodes:
- the LOC126891663 gene encoding oocyte zinc finger protein XlCOF19-like codes for the protein MRGKKENEYVDLNEYVDVIIQKEEKLKKPKRKRGMKDILAKMTSEEYETYLVQPAASDKPLKCGKCSLSFPNNVELGFHSIKHNDKGLYECHVCVEYAHQNKQAFDIHIREHEGIKKYKCPICNKQFTTIRPAYEHQYFHGKEKPFTCDICGQKFRTSVAARNHKTEVHYEMLTGQKFEKFDCKICNKHYANRSGLDHHNFRHHKELCKQMPALCDICGKDFSTKAQLRNHKRTHSKESAYSCDVCSKKFTQLAGLKQHQSVHTGEKKYACSYCGKRFAYFSGYNYHLKLHTGEKPFSCIICGKKYIAPGNLRIHMANHHSSQVLKS
- the LOC126891664 gene encoding zinc finger protein 836-like, which translates into the protein MSVKYEFVDVATIKQEDIDVVIQIEEPKKPKRKTGMRDVLAQMAPEDYETYLVQPADSDVPLKCDKCFDTFKNNVERGLHSIKHNEEGFYECHVCEDFVHQNKQAFDIHIREHEGIKKYKCPICKKQFTTIRPAYEHQYLHNNEKPFDCDICGKKFKTSRTVKSHKSMVHYELLNGQKYEKYDCKICNKHYVHYSGLAHHNFRHHKELCKQKPALCETCGMDFSCKSELKKHSFVHSKDKPYACDQCPKKFPRVTRLKEHQLVHTREKRYTCGDCGKKFAHSSSFRNHLKLHTGEKPHTCVVCGKGYICAQNLRFHLNSVHKTQINVNTNKN